The DNA region gacacaaacaaaaacacaaagatACACTCTATGTACAcagtatatatgtgtgtctgtgtctgtctgtgacccTGTATAGATGATGGACGGAAGGGGAATTTCCTGAAAATCTGTCTGTATTATTTAAGTATGAACCACATGCATGATGCCAGCATTCCTccagttattaaaaaaaagaagtgaAATGAAATCACCATATATTGAAGCAaacctgtcatgacctgctcgtctgatcctcatgtgtgccacgcccccatcGTTACCTCGTGCTTATTCACGATTGTGAtcacctgttgcctgttatTCTCGACTTCGTCCTGTGTATGTCAGTCCGCGTCTGAGTCAGTTCCCCAGATCTGTCATTGTGATGTTAGTACTTCGTAGCTCCGTGTGTTCCCCCGGTCCCTTCAATAATCCCTCGTGTCTGGAttttcgcctgtctgcctcagCCTTAcccactgcctgcctgcctgcccgatGGACCGCGATTATACCAAAACCGTAGCGCACCTGAGAGAACAACTAAACATATCGGGGTCGTGTTTCATGTGCACTTATGATAAGGCAAATCAACCTTGAATGCTAACCTGACATGACTATCAGTCACTTGAGCTATTTTTTGGAGCCAAAAGCAAAACAAGAGAGAATTAAAAATGATGCAAAGGCAATGGCAGTTATCCACCAGTCAGCACGCAGGATGCCAGCAGTAAAATTAGTCAatccggggggagggggttactATTCCATTTGTCTTATAGCCTAGAATAACCTATGCGTTAATCTGCCCCTGGTTGTAGGTCAGCTAGTTTCACATCTGTCACATCTAAGATGGCATAAAACAGGCGATGGAGCAGACATTCTATCCTCATAAGCCCAGCTAAGAGCCTCGCGTTGCCAATGAGAGGGAGTCATGTGTGATGCCTCTGAAGAAAGCTCAGATTCAGGGCTGTCCCACAGTGTGCCTGCATGCATAAGAGAACCAGAGTTTGGATGTAGATAAGGATCTCGAACATGACTTCATAACCCAAGCTCTTAATTACAGAACAGGACAGTCAAAATATTCAGTACACATTTGGATATTTCCCTGCCTAAAATTATACTTCAAAACTACTTAAAGATATTTCTAGTTTTATGTCATATTTATCAATATTCTCTCTTTGGAATCCCTTAATGAGAGAGCATCAGGTTGGTGTTGGTGTGTATTTATTATGACTGGTAGGACACCCAGTGCTGCAGTAGAGAGGAATCAAGGTAAGACAGACTCACAGAAGACATCTCCTCTGGGTCGCAGCTGCTCTCTCTCCATCTGTTTCTGCTGCCTGTCTTCCTCGTCCTTTTTCTTTTCTCCTTTTTCCTGGTGAATGTCGTCCAGCTCCTGGGGCTCTATTGGATTCCCAGCCTCCTGTTCGACCTCTGGCTGTTGCACCATGGCAGGCATGGTCACACTGGGCTTGAGGATCGCATTCTTCACTAACTTGCTGCCTCCCAAGATCCTTGGAAATTTAATGGTTGGATCTCGGATGGCTgcagaatttaggatatagatATGTAAAGTGTATTTCTACAGATACAGAAAATATTGGACATACTTTAATTGAGTTCCACCTTGTTTCATAATGATATTAAGAAAGGTGCTGTTATTGCATCATAGATATTAAACCCCCTTTAATATATTACTCAGAAATGCACGATATATCGGTTCACATATCGGTATCATTAAATTAAATCGGATTCATTAAAAATCAAGACATCACATCAGTCCTATTTGTCAATTTTGGTTGATATTGCTAAACTGATATTTAGActttattcaatattcaaatttAGCAGCACCAGAGCTGAAGATATAActactaaaataatggagatCCCTGCATGGAACTAACAGCCATTTCCCATAGTGGAGGACGAGGGATTTCATTGGCTCCTTCACCACTTAAAACCTCACTACAGTCTCCCAAGTCAGTGCTACTTCGCTAATGTCTCACTGCCTGCATTTTATGATGTATTTCCTACACGGACTCATAAGAAGTAACGTCACTAACATCACTTTTACTACAGATTTGTGAAACTCATAGGTAGCCAGTTAATGGTTTATAtaatattagacaaaaatatATGGGTATCGACCAAAATTTTCACAATAGTGCATCACTAATATTAGtgttattttatatgtaatataatatgtaatctattattttatccaaataaatattaaataatgagCTTTGCCAAAAGAGCCAAAGCAATAGTTCATCAGAGTGGACGCCAGTGGTTATATGCTGACAAGTTGCAGGGTGGCACCATAGCACATGCGGCAGAGCATCTGGCCATGTGAGCAGATATGTTTTAGTTGTGGAAGTCCTGAACACCGGGATGTGGTGAACTGAGGGGGCCACTAAGAGCCATTGCTTTCAATCGACACTGTCTCACCGTTGATGAGTACTCCTTCCCTTCCCTTCCCTTCCCTTGGCTCCATCAAAAGGACTTGACTACTCATCAAAGAGGCAGTTTTATTTATTCACGGTGCCCCCTAGGCTTGAACTGAGCAAAGGTTATTGAAAAAAAGCTGTTTAAAGATATCCAGCGAGTACTGCGGGTTCCCTGTGGTTCCCTTGTGGTCCTTCATACAGATCAACGTGGTACCAGATATTTACACAGATGGAATTGcaatcccccacctccccaccgGCATCTGTAAACACCGGGGAGCTTCCAAAACAGGAAACTGGCTTTGGCAGCGTCTGTTCAACGCAGATGCACCAAGATTAGGAATTGAGCATGGAGCCAGATGAGAATCAAGTTCAAGCCAGAAATTTTGTGTCACACGAACAACCACTTCCTCCCTGTAGGTGTGACATTAGTGATAATGAATAATATTAAAATTAGGCCACACCTGTTGCATCCAGCATGTGTCTTTGGTCTTACCAGTGCAGGTGATTCCATTTCCCCGGAATCCATGCTTGCACTTGCACTTGTATGAGCCCTGGGTATTGAGGCAGACTGAGTTCTGGCTGCACTTGTGGGTGCCATCTGCACACTCGTCAGCATCTGAAAAGAAAGTGGATTGTCAGGCTAGGGTTCCTGAGGCCATCCCAAAGCAGGAGAGGAGTTGCAGTCTGAGGTGACGCACCAGGGTGAGTGAAACAGAAGGACTGAATTGTAATGATAACCAAAATCAGTAGGTCAACACTCGTCAAACAATGAGACAATGAGAAGGGTTTCAGAAACGTTCGATCCTCTTACTGTACACTAGGTAAATAAGAACCTGAAACATTATTGAGCCATACCTACACAGTCGTACTTTCCCTTTACATACTTCAGATCATAACCATTCTTGCATTTGCAGTAGTAGCTACCGAAGGTATTGACACATCTTCTGTTGTGCGGACAGAGGACCTTTCTGGAAGCACACTCGTCAATGTCTAAGGAGAGGAGAATGAGAAGTTGAGGAAATTCAGATATTATACATGGTCTCAAAGGAAGACAGGCAGCCGTTGAACAGATGATAGCCGTTTAATcgtttttccaagttttggaTGGGAATTCTCCGTACATAGCAGTCTGGGTAGTCAGGCTCCCTGACTGTCTTTGAGCTCAGAGCTTTTCAGGTCAGCCAGTTCGCTCTGAGCACAAATCTGTGAATCTGTAACCTACTCTTTACTGGACAACAGTAGACGGCATgttaattttcatttatttatgttcATGTAAGTCACTATGTCTGTAGAATCAGTAGTGTTTGTTTCTGGGGTCAAGGATGTAAGAGTTCATTCAGTCTGAGATTTACATGGTCCTCAAAGCTGTGGTAGGAGTGGTTGCCACAGTCCAGGGACACTCACCGACACACGTCCTCCCATCTGGGCTCAGCTGGAGACCAGTGGAGGGGCAGAGGCACCTGGGCTCCCCATGTACCTCCTCGCAGCCATACTGGCAGTGGGCCAGGGCACATGTCCTGGAGTCTGTGGGAAGCAAAGGTGGCAGAGACCTCCGGTTACCCTGACAACGGCTAGCAGGCTAATAAGACTGCTCTGAAATGTGACCTTAATGTGAGTCTTCAGGATGAGCCATTAGGGATGTGGTCTCGCGTGTGAGGCTGAGAGAGAGGAAGAATCCAGGATCCTTTCCAATATGGCCTTTCCAAGGCTCCGAGGAACTATATGTGCTCAGGATCCTCCAGCAAGTCATACTGAATGATACTGACATTTACATGATGTCAGACTAACACTGTTGTTTGCAGCATGGCGGATTTCCACACTTCCTCTCTGTGCCATGTATTAGTCCCACTCCTGtaaattattcattcattcattcattcatttgccACACCCACTTTGTCTTACACTGGATTGAAGGGGTCCAGAGctcatcccagaagcaatacgTTGGGAATGAGCCAAGACAGGGCGCCAACCTATTGCAGGGCAgtaacaccattcactcacacagtcacacctacagacaatctGACAACTCAATTCACCTTAGAATGgtgttggactgtgggggggggggggggggggggggggggaccggagaACCCAGAAGAGACCTCATGAGGGCTTTATGGCGTCATGGTCAGTGTAGtctcctcacacctctggttcTCCACCGCAGCTTTATGGGTGTGGGGTtagtatgttctccccatataaAGTACCCACTCAATATTATTACTAATGCTTAATTTATTGCCTGTTTGCCATTTGTcaaggatggatgaatgaatggacagatgaatagatggacagacagatggagcTCCCTGCACACACTTACCGAAGCAGGATCCGTCGGCCATGTGTGCCTGTCCCTCAGGACAGTAGCACACGTAGCTCCCCGGTGTGTTCATGCAGCGATGGGGACAAGGCCGGGGCTTCAGGCCACACTCGTTGGCATCTGCGGGGGCACACAGTCATAGTGGGTTGGACTTTGGCAGCCACTTTGTCCAGATATGTGACACCATATAGAAGGATGCTGTCTAGGGAGCGCAAAACCCATCTAGGGGGGAAGCTTAGCCGAATGCTAAATGCTACTTATAAACTGAAACATGCAGAGGGAAATCATGGTTCTTTCAACTAATGGTTGCTTTGCCAGAAGAGCTTGGGAAAATTTTCAGGAATAATTGTGAAAACAGCTGCAATTTACTGGAACCACCTGTCACACCGTCTAGAAAGGTATATTTATGTGGCTGAAAATGGCACTCTCTTTGAACAGGGCACACAAAGAGAATGAtatagaaagaaagagagagagaaagaaagaaatagaGAGAGAGCACACTCTGGCCTGCAGGTGGTGCGGATCGACTGACTCATGGCCAGAATGCCATAGATTAACACCCAGATGAAAGAGCCGCCGGACCTTTGAGGAAGACCCTCAAGATCAGTTACTTTGGGAAATATCCTCAAGTCTTAAAAACGATCAAAAGCGTGCTCTGTGTATCTGTAACAAGCACGAGAGATGAGGCTCTGCGTCTATCTGTACTGACCTTGACTGCAGGATTTCCCAGTGTACCCTGGgagacacttgcatttattGGGTCCGACACACTCCCCATGTTCACAGCCACGTTCACACCGAGCTGGAAAAACACGGAGAGCATGTCACTCACGGCGACGGTGGATGATCCTGAGGTTGACAGAGCTTCCCATATCATCTACAAACGCTGGGGTATTACATGCACAAAATTCCCCTCCCGATGAAATTCCTCAGAGTGTTTGATCAAACtgagaaagtgaaaaacaataaAGAATTGGAATTTCACCCAAACAATTTGAAAAGGCAAGGAATAACTCTTAAATAGTCCTTGGCGTCAATTATAGTGTTAAAAATGCCTTGAAACATTTTGAGTAGACCGGAATTTtgacaaaatgaaaagaaattgGCGCGAAGGTGCAGTAGTTATACACATTACCTGTGCATTGGCCTTTGCTGTTCCTATCCCACCCATAGCAACAGTCTATCTTGTGTCCATAGTGACAGAGCCCTGTCTGCAAGCCTGGGGAAGCCTGCCTGTAATGTGGGTGACAGGAGCCATACTGCAGTGTGTTACCTAGCTGTTTAGCATTCCAgatatacacattcaaaatagaCATTGTCTATAATTCAGGTGAATCACACTACGTGAAGGGTTTCTTAGTTGCTAAGAAGCACAGGAACTTGGGTACACAGGTTTGGGAAAAATGTCTTTCGATCTGTTTGAGTGGACTTTGAAAGGATTTGGTGTTTCTGTTCGGAAATTATGTTACCGCTCTCCTCTAATCACCATCCGATCCACGATAACCACTGACAAACCGGGGCACCTTCAAACAACCGAATATTTCCCTTAAACATGACTGAATGTGGATAAATGAAGCTAATTAATTACAGTAACTGCACATGTTAACGTTTTGAGTTGTGTACATGGTATGCAGGTCTAATGCCCGTGCAAAGCCTGAGGCAGATACATTACAGACCACTGTATGACTGCCTTCGGCCCACGGAAGGGGTGTTACCGAAGGAGTtgatggccaatgaaagagTCGCTTACATTGATGTTATACCACATTTGCAACTTCTTACCTTCTTTACTACATTCTTTACTGAGGAGACCCAGACTTGACAATTAGGCCAACGTCAACAGTGGTGAAAGAAGTACTCAAGCAATTCACTTAAGAAGAAATAAACAGGCAAAAATGTACTCTAGTAAAAGTGAAGTACCGTATTGGCCTTTCTACTTAAAGTAAAACCAGTGTTGGAGAAGCTACTTTTAAACTGTAGCTCTTCAAGCAACAAGTGACTTGTGGTTAAAAGTAGTTAAGTCACAGCCAAGCTACTGTTTTAATACAGTATTTAGCTACACTACAAGCTCCTCAGAAAAAATAGCTAACTAGATAGAAAATtagaaatgttacaaaaaaACATGATAGATTTTGATAATCTGTCCAAGAATCAAGTGTTCCTATGCATTTTAATATGTATCTAAAATATTGTTTGCCGTTAAGTATTTTTCAATCCTTTAACGTACATTGTCAGAGTATTCAAGCAAAAGGCACCAAGAAACTCATGATAGTTTAAAATACCCGTTTTTGTGAAAAGATACAAATTATACGGCGTCATTGACcaccctttattttatatgcaaaaatcaTATGCATAGTATGTTTAATGAAATTAAACCATATTTTAGTCATATTGTTTAGTGTTTTTAACCTTTTTATCACCATTTTCTTAGTTCATTATTGTTATAACGTTTTTATCACCATTTAAGCTGCTAAGACACAGACGGATAGGAATGTATACTGTACTGTCAGCACAGCTAACAGTAGCCTGAGCAGGAGATGAGTGATGTTGCGTGGCGAGGCAGCCCTCGTGCTGGCAGGCGTTGCACAGTCGCAGACACATATTTGTGGTCTCGGAACAGTCATAAAGTCCATCAGTCTTAAGTCGCATAGGTCGTAAGTCGACAACAACCTGTAGTATTTCTTTAACGATGCAGCGTTTGCAATGCTACAAtgcaatttgtaaaaaaaatataccTCAAAAGTAGCTGCGCTACTAATAAGTTACTGAGAAAAGTTAGTAGCATCGCTAATTATGGTTAGCTACTCAacactgagtaaaagtaagtaCTTGCTGGTACATATACTTAAAGTATTAAAGTAAATGTACTTCAACGTGAAATCCCTGATGCAACTGTACAGCATGGCATTAAGTGTGTCTCGGATTATTGACTGGCTTTCTAATAATTACTTTTATGTAAACTCTAGCAGTGAGACAATGATTGTAGTTCCTCCTGATTTACGCTCAGTGAGACTATTTCTACTATTTGTATTTCTTCAAAGTCCAAGGTTCGTAATCTTGGTGTAATATTTGATTCCTCTTTGGGATGTGATTCGCACGTAAAGTCCTGTTTTTTTCATCTGAGGAATATTGCTAAGTTACGTCCGTTGGTCTCATCAGCTGAGCTGGAGAAAATTGTCCATGCATTTGTTTCACCGCGCTTAGATTACTGTAATGCTTTGTTCACAGGTTTGGATAAATTGTCTCTCATGCGTTTACAAACTGTACAAAATGCTGCTGCTGTGTTACTAACATGCTCCAGAAAGCGGACCCACATTACCCCTATTTGAAGGAGTTATTATTTAACGCCCAGGGAAAAGTACCttcctcagggtacctcagtggtgccttgctcagTATTAGAAGCAGCACCTTTCCAGTTACATGCACGCTTCTCTAGCCagtaggccaccactgcccctAAGCCCAGGATATGCTCTAAACCTCATATTTCAACAATAGTTCTAGCACCAATATATGTGTGTAGGGCTGGTTTGATGATCGATATTATGTGACTATAGCAAAATGTCTATGGCTTCGCAAGCAGGAAAAT from Brienomyrus brachyistius isolate T26 chromosome 1, BBRACH_0.4, whole genome shotgun sequence includes:
- the LOC125751582 gene encoding epidermal growth factor-like protein 6 — its product is MLLLAWLGVLALLLKPSTGIADLYRQASPGLQTGLCHYGHKIDCCYGWDRNSKGQCTARCERGCEHGECVGPNKCKCLPGYTGKSCSQDANECGLKPRPCPHRCMNTPGSYVCYCPEGQAHMADGSCFDSRTCALAHCQYGCEEVHGEPRCLCPSTGLQLSPDGRTCVDIDECASRKVLCPHNRRCVNTFGSYYCKCKNGYDLKYVKGKYDCVDADECADGTHKCSQNSVCLNTQGSYKCKCKHGFRGNGITCTAIRDPTIKFPRILGGSKLVKNAILKPSVTMPAMVQQPEVEQEAGNPIEPQELDDIHQEKGEKKKDEEDRQQKQMEREQLRPRGDVFFSEEFQSVFGPAVAMREIPITPGQEEFIMDCSFDHGACEWLQDLEDDFDWSVVYHSDGQQYYMAVSGLLEERKHLARLKLLLTDRMQPAGFCLTFSFRLMGDQAGVLRVLLHNNSYPVWEQQASGNQTWQMGFLTVAWEEEPLQWIIFEAERGVGGEIGLNNVVITSGACQAGDPGDL